One genomic segment of Paenibacillus sp. FSL H8-0332 includes these proteins:
- a CDS encoding DUF4004 family protein, which translates to MEEDLISKKELLDETGISYGQLYRWKRKQLIPEEWFIRKSTFTGQETFFPRARILGRVQHILQKKDDLSLDELAGKLSEPASSYKIRLTLSQLKERNIVSVSSLERFGRPEIEGISLAFEQILHVFAADWLLSKGELNWEEADQLYQTLESHAPGYGEKGWELFFVRKMGVSFFIMALPGAGLALDDGVRLVSRLRSADLAELLKGRLSEGGL; encoded by the coding sequence ATGGAAGAGGATTTAATCTCCAAGAAGGAGCTACTCGATGAGACGGGTATCTCTTACGGGCAATTGTACCGCTGGAAGCGGAAGCAGCTGATTCCTGAGGAATGGTTCATCCGCAAATCTACCTTTACGGGACAAGAGACCTTTTTTCCGCGTGCGCGGATATTGGGGCGGGTTCAGCATATTTTACAGAAGAAGGATGATCTCTCCCTGGATGAATTGGCGGGAAAGCTGTCAGAGCCGGCATCTTCCTACAAGATAAGGTTGACATTATCCCAGTTAAAAGAACGTAACATTGTTTCGGTTAGCAGTCTGGAGCGGTTCGGGAGACCGGAGATTGAAGGCATATCGCTTGCCTTCGAACAGATCCTTCATGTATTCGCAGCAGATTGGCTGCTCAGCAAAGGGGAACTCAACTGGGAGGAAGCGGACCAGCTCTATCAGACGCTGGAGAGCCATGCACCGGGGTACGGGGAGAAGGGGTGGGAGCTGTTTTTTGTGCGGAAGATGGGGGTCAGCTTCTTCATTATGGCTCTGCCGGGAGCCGGGCTGGCCTTGGATGACGGGGTAAGGCTGGTGAGCAGGCTTCGCTCTGCCGATCTGGCGGAACTGCTGAAGGGGCGATTGAGTGAAGGCGGCTTATAG
- a CDS encoding response regulator: MIKAVVVDDERLVRQGFISLLDWPSFGVVITGEARDGHGALELLREQETDLLFVDLSMPGMTGFELIREVRLRYPAVRCVVLACHHEFDDVQEALRLGAVDYIVKTLLEPENADEIIRRLVERIRWEDGNKSTPAKAEQRVIAEDKALLYVPLTPELKEEQLYALSMVRNSTLHAVQGMWLSPLPYPVDAARIGGELGAVLGTSWTAALLEGVRGQPLKRIAAVVEQSARQALFYAAGGQAVPRLHYGELQTLAAQQQPEAGAPSALVQGQNLRWTLERREWDLFTSGVVSQQPGPAAVADFGLELLRSWSRLLLTAEDAQQLALAAEGNRTWRHWQVWLHQFTGHVQRRMIELNLSQEVMFCLITAVRYMKSHAGEKINQGDVAAAIHMSRGYFSRCFARFAGETFGECLRGMRLELAKSLLLETPVPVCEIACRSGFGDDRYFSKLFREHVGKLPSEYRAEGLAERLAAD, encoded by the coding sequence ATGATTAAGGCTGTTGTCGTAGACGATGAGCGTCTGGTGCGCCAGGGTTTCATCTCACTGCTGGATTGGCCGTCCTTCGGGGTGGTGATTACCGGAGAGGCCAGAGACGGGCATGGGGCACTGGAGCTGCTGCGCGAGCAGGAGACGGATTTGCTGTTCGTGGATCTTTCGATGCCGGGGATGACCGGGTTCGAGCTGATCCGAGAGGTGAGGCTGCGTTATCCCGCAGTACGCTGCGTGGTGCTGGCCTGCCATCATGAATTCGATGATGTGCAGGAGGCGCTGCGGCTGGGAGCGGTGGATTACATTGTCAAAACGCTGCTGGAGCCGGAGAATGCCGATGAAATCATCCGCAGACTGGTGGAGCGGATCAGGTGGGAGGACGGGAATAAAAGCACCCCTGCAAAGGCAGAGCAGAGGGTGATCGCTGAGGACAAAGCGCTGCTCTATGTGCCGCTTACGCCGGAACTGAAGGAAGAGCAGTTGTATGCGCTCTCTATGGTGAGAAATTCCACACTACATGCTGTGCAGGGGATGTGGTTGTCTCCGCTGCCGTATCCTGTGGATGCAGCGCGGATCGGAGGAGAGCTGGGCGCGGTGCTTGGGACAAGCTGGACAGCGGCGCTGCTGGAGGGGGTGCGCGGTCAGCCGCTGAAGAGAATCGCTGCGGTTGTGGAACAGTCGGCGCGGCAGGCGCTGTTCTATGCGGCAGGCGGCCAGGCGGTCCCGAGGCTGCACTATGGTGAACTGCAGACGCTGGCCGCGCAGCAACAGCCGGAGGCGGGCGCTCCTTCGGCGCTGGTGCAGGGACAGAATCTCCGCTGGACGCTGGAGCGGAGAGAATGGGACCTGTTCACCAGCGGGGTTGTGTCCCAGCAGCCGGGCCCGGCTGCGGTGGCGGACTTTGGCCTGGAGCTGCTGCGGAGCTGGAGCCGGCTGCTGCTTACAGCGGAGGATGCGCAGCAGCTTGCGCTGGCAGCAGAGGGCAACCGGACCTGGCGGCACTGGCAAGTCTGGCTGCACCAGTTCACGGGGCATGTGCAGCGCCGGATGATTGAGCTGAACCTGAGCCAAGAGGTGATGTTCTGCCTGATCACCGCCGTGCGTTATATGAAGAGCCATGCCGGAGAAAAAATTAATCAGGGCGACGTTGCCGCCGCCATCCACATGAGCCGGGGCTATTTCAGCCGGTGTTTCGCCCGGTTCGCCGGTGAGACTTTCGGGGAGTGCCTGCGGGGCATGCGGCTGGAGCTGGCGAAATCACTTCTGCTGGAGACCCCCGTCCCGGTGTGTGAAATTGCCTGCCGGTCCGGCTTCGGGGATGACCGTTATTTCAGCAAGCTGTTCCGCGAGCATGTCGGCAAGCTGCCGAGTGAATACCGCGCAGAAGGGCTGGCGGAGCGTTTAGCCGCAGACTGA
- a CDS encoding GyrI-like domain-containing protein yields MKVEWRKQDKALYLPPAEPGLIQVPALPYFTLRGEGNPNGSAFAEAVAVLYSLSYAVKMLPRKGPAPEGYYDYTVFPLEGVWDLSEAGRRSAVLDKNELIYTLMIRQPDFVTPALAAEVLEQVKRSKPHPLLDKAVFVRCEDGLSVQMLHLGPYDDEPRSFARMEQFCSAQGLLRESHLHREIYISDARRARPEKLRTVLRFKAVRQD; encoded by the coding sequence ATGAAGGTCGAATGGAGAAAACAAGACAAAGCCCTATACCTGCCCCCTGCCGAACCGGGGCTGATTCAGGTTCCCGCCCTCCCTTATTTCACCCTGCGGGGAGAAGGCAATCCCAACGGCAGCGCTTTCGCAGAAGCAGTCGCTGTGCTGTATTCCTTGTCCTATGCAGTTAAGATGCTGCCGAGAAAAGGACCCGCGCCCGAAGGCTACTACGACTACACCGTCTTCCCGCTGGAAGGAGTATGGGATCTCAGCGAAGCCGGACGCCGCTCTGCCGTTCTTGATAAGAACGAGCTAATATACACCTTAATGATCCGGCAGCCGGATTTCGTCACCCCGGCGCTGGCCGCTGAAGTACTGGAACAGGTCAAGCGCAGCAAGCCGCACCCGCTGCTGGACAAGGCTGTCTTCGTCCGCTGCGAAGACGGCCTGAGTGTACAAATGCTGCATCTCGGCCCTTATGATGATGAACCGCGCAGCTTCGCCAGAATGGAGCAATTCTGCTCTGCTCAGGGCCTGCTGCGGGAGTCTCACCTGCACCGCGAAATCTATATCTCGGATGCCCGGCGTGCCCGCCCGGAGAAGCTGCGAACCGTGCTGCGGTTCAAGGCCGTCCGGCAGGATTAA
- a CDS encoding SMP-30/gluconolactonase/LRE family protein, whose translation MLSGTMECVVAAKAALGEGPYWDHRNGRLYWMDVDSNELHLYDPGKGTDDIHSFERKVSAVVPAEHGGWILTMEDGIYRYMEHQPVELLAAVETGIPGNRLNDAKCDSRGRLWFGSMNRRFAGRDGSLYVMESAGEVRQVLSGIGISNGLAWNDSLGVMYYIDTLTKGIDVMDYSLADGSVSGRRTVIRLAEDEGWPDGMTIDSEGMLWVAHWRGGCISRWNPHTGEQLEKIEVPAHYVTSCTFGGENLDELYITTACGYMSAEELERWPQAGGLFRFKPGVRGREANRAAF comes from the coding sequence ATGTTGAGCGGAACAATGGAATGCGTGGTTGCTGCGAAGGCGGCACTCGGAGAAGGTCCTTATTGGGATCACAGGAACGGCAGATTGTATTGGATGGATGTTGACAGTAATGAACTACATCTCTATGACCCCGGTAAGGGGACGGATGATATTCATTCCTTTGAGCGAAAAGTAAGTGCAGTCGTACCGGCGGAGCACGGCGGCTGGATTCTGACGATGGAGGACGGGATCTACAGATATATGGAGCATCAGCCTGTGGAGCTGCTGGCAGCGGTGGAGACCGGAATTCCCGGTAACCGGCTGAATGATGCCAAATGCGACAGCCGTGGACGGTTGTGGTTCGGCTCGATGAACAGAAGGTTTGCGGGAAGAGACGGCAGCCTGTATGTAATGGAATCCGCTGGTGAGGTCCGGCAGGTATTGAGTGGGATCGGCATCTCCAACGGCTTGGCCTGGAACGACAGCTTGGGGGTCATGTATTATATTGACACGTTGACCAAGGGGATTGATGTGATGGATTATTCGCTGGCAGACGGCTCAGTAAGCGGGCGCCGGACGGTCATCCGGTTGGCGGAAGACGAGGGCTGGCCGGATGGAATGACGATCGACAGCGAAGGCATGCTCTGGGTCGCCCATTGGCGCGGGGGCTGTATCTCACGGTGGAATCCCCATACAGGCGAGCAATTGGAGAAAATCGAGGTTCCGGCGCATTATGTAACCTCCTGTACTTTCGGCGGCGAGAATCTGGACGAGCTGTACATCACTACGGCATGCGGATACATGAGTGCAGAAGAGCTGGAACGCTGGCCGCAGGCGGGCGGATTGTTTCGGTTCAAGCCTGGAGTGAGGGGCCGGGAGGCTAATCGGGCGGCTTTTTAG